TGCCATAAAAGATGCTATTGCTGATTATAAAAAAAAAAATCAATAATTTTAAAATAAAATTATAAAACTTTAAATAATTATAAATACATTCAATGTGCATCTTTTATTTGAATGTATTTTAATAATAATATCCTAGATTAATCAAATTATATTATTCTATTTTGAGTATTTATTTATGGATTATTTTAAATTATTTAAAATTAAAAAAAGATCACAAATTGACTATAAATTATTAACTAATCGTTTTTATCAATTACAACATAAATATCATCCTGATCGTGTTATACATTTGTCTCAACAAAAACAAAAAGATATGCTTAAGAAATCAATTATAATTAATCAAGCGTATAAAATTTTAAAAAATCCATTGCTTAGATATGAATATTTACTTTCATTATACGGATTTTCATTACAAAATAACACACATTCAAAACATAATCAAAAATTTTTGATAAAACAATTTAATTTATCTGAACGTATTGAAAAATATAAAAAAAATAAAAATAAAATAAATAAAATCAAACTTTTTATTGACTCTGAAATTAAAAAATATCAATTACAAATACAGTTTGAATTAGATCAAAAACAATGGCATTTAGCTATAAATACATTGTATCAATTATCATTTTACCAACAAAAATATTTAGATATTAATAAATAAAAATAAATTAAATTTCAAAAATATATATTAAATTATATTACATTAAATAATTTAATGAGATATTTAATGGAAATTTAACTATTATGTCAAAAATTATTTTCTTACCACATAAGGTATTATTACCATATGGGGGTATATTTACTATGAATATTGGAGAAACAATTTTAGATATTGCTTTAAAAAATAATATTAATATGCAACATGCATGTGAAAAATCATGTGCTTGCAGTACATGCCATTGTATTATAAAAGAAGGATATCATTTATTATCTACAATTTCTGAAAAAGAAGATGATATTTTGGATAAAGCATGGGGTTTAAATTGTTTTAGTAGATTAGCATGTCAAGCAAAAATCATAAATACTTCATCTAATATTCAAGTAAAAATACCGTCTATATAATATATTAATGATTTATCATACTAAAAGTAAGATTTT
This portion of the Buchnera aphidicola (Stegophylla sp.) genome encodes:
- the hscB gene encoding Fe-S protein assembly co-chaperone HscB, giving the protein MDYFKLFKIKKRSQIDYKLLTNRFYQLQHKYHPDRVIHLSQQKQKDMLKKSIIINQAYKILKNPLLRYEYLLSLYGFSLQNNTHSKHNQKFLIKQFNLSERIEKYKKNKNKINKIKLFIDSEIKKYQLQIQFELDQKQWHLAINTLYQLSFYQQKYLDINK
- the fdx gene encoding ISC system 2Fe-2S type ferredoxin, translating into MSKIIFLPHKVLLPYGGIFTMNIGETILDIALKNNINMQHACEKSCACSTCHCIIKEGYHLLSTISEKEDDILDKAWGLNCFSRLACQAKIINTSSNIQVKIPSI